Proteins from one Nicotiana tabacum cultivar K326 chromosome 23, ASM71507v2, whole genome shotgun sequence genomic window:
- the LOC107760920 gene encoding mechanosensitive ion channel protein 10-like — MEKPASDHVILFMDEEDHKNNNPSDNSQPRNTINDANYMAETKLTRIPTKFQTLHRLTFSKPKARVFEFNSVPMKQKSFNLDDEFESFKPCEKDGDSDEEHENDEGFGITKEKCRKKTTKIPFRLLFEWCFFLITTSCLICALTISPLRNNPLWGLDLWKWCLVILVIFSGRLVSSCVIRFLVFLIERNFMLREKVLYFVYGLRKSFQNCVWLGLVLLALTFMFNTKLNKQNKMLTKLREALVALLIGATIWPVKIILVKVLASSFFVATYFERMKESVFHHYVLDTLSGPPVDEKVVQVKEPRKLSKLKKLSMQRKSSAWSVKRLANYVRFFGLSTISKSVDEFGNTESEITSELEARNCAKKIFKNVANPGAKYIEEEDLMRFLNRVEIHTIFPLFEGALETGRITKSAFRNWVVRAYYERKYLAHSLNDTKTAVQQLHKLASGIVGFIILVISLLVMGLLSTQVLALLLSQLVLLGFAFQNTCKTIFESIIFVFVVHPFDIGDRCVIDGVQLIVEEMNILTTVFLRYDNEKIYYPNAVLITKPISNFYRSPEMCDSISFDIDTNTSMDTIIALKKAIQMYIESKPKYWNPKHSVIVKGIENVHTMGMALCVQHTINHQNYGDRSNRITELILELKKIFESLNIKYSLLPQQLHLPQVNITNFRNVPLHT, encoded by the exons ATGGAGAAACCAGCCTCTGATCATGTGATTCTGTTCATGGATGAAGAAGATCACAAGAACAATAATCCCTCAGACAATTCACAACCTAGGAACACCATTAATGATGCCAATTACATGGCAGAAACAAAACTTACCAGAATTCCTACAAAATTTCAAACACTACATCGCCTCACTTTCTCAAAACCCAAAGCTCGAGTCTTTGAGTTCAATAGTGTTCCAATGAAGCAAAAATCTTTCAACTTAGACGACGAATTCGAGTCCTTCAAGCCCTGTGAAAAGGATGGAGATAGTGATGAAgaacatgaaaatgatgaaggatTTGGGATTACTAAAGAAAAGTGTAGAAAGAAGACGACAAAAATCCCTTTTAGACTTTTGTTTGAGTGGTGCTTTTTTTTAATCACAACCTCTTGTTTAATATGTGCTCTCACAATTTCACCTCTTAGGAACAATCCCTTATGGGGTCTTGACTTGTGGAAATGGTGCTTAGTGATCCTTGTCATATTCAGTGGTCGCCTTGTTTCAAGTTGCGTAATTAGATTCCTCGTTTTCCTCATCGAGAGAAACTTCATGCTTCGTGAAAAGGTCTTATATTTTGTCTATGGTCTTAGAAAGAGCTTCCAAAATTGTGTTTGGTTAGGTCTTGTCCTTTTAGCTTTGACTTTCATGTTCAACACAAAActcaacaaacaaaacaagatgTTAACAAAATTACGTGAAGCTTTAGTGGCCTTACTCATTGGTGCAACAATTTGGCCCGTTAAGatcattttggtcaaagttttAGCCTCGTCGTTTTTTGTTGCAACTTATTTTGAACGTATGAAGGAAAGTGTTTTTCATCACTATGTCCTAGACACACTTTCTGGTCCTCCAGTTGATGAAAAAGTGGTACAAGTGAAAGAACCGAGGAAATTATCGAAGTTAAAGAAGCTGAGTATGCAAAGAAAGTCATCTGCATGGAGTGTGAAGAGATTGGCTAATTATGTAAGGTTCTTTGGTTTGTCAACTATTTCTAAAAGTGTGGATGAATTTGGAAACACTGAATCTGAGATTACAAGTGAATTGGAGGCTAGAAATTGTGCCAAAAAGATCTTCAAGAACGTTGCCAATCCTGGTGCCAA GTACATAGAGGAGGAAGATTTAATGAGGTTCCTGAATAGAGTAGAGATACACACCATTTTCCCACTCTTTGAAGGAGCTCTTGAGACTGGAAGAATCACCAAATCTGCTTTCAGAAATTGGGTG GTAAGAGCATACTATGAGAGGAAGTACTTGGCACATTCATTAAATGATACAAAGACGGCAGTGCAACAGCTTCACAAGTTAGCAAGTGGGATAGTGGGTTTTATAATACTTGTGATTTCACTCTTAGTGATGGGACTGTTGTCTACACAAGTCCTTGCTCTCCTTCTATCGCAACTTGTACTTCTCGGATTTGCTTTCCAAAACACTTGCAAGACTATCTTCGAATCTATTATCTTCGTCTTTGTTGTCCATCCTTTTGACATTGGCGATCGTTGTGTTATCGATGGAGttcag CTGATAGTGGAAGAGATGAATATATTGACCACAGTTTTCCTCCGTTACGACAATGAAAAAATCTACTACCCCAATGCAGTATTGATCACAAAGCCGATTAGCAACTTCTACAGAAGCCCAGAAATGTGCGATTCCATTTCTTTTGATATTGATACCAACACTTCTATGGACACCATCATTGCCCTCAAAAAGGCCATTCAAAT gTACATAGAGAGCAAGCCAAAGTATTGGAATCCAAAACACTCAGTGATAGTGAAAGGAATAGAGAATGTGCACACAATGGGAATGGCTCTATGTGTTCAACATACCATTAACCATCAGAATTATGGGGATAGAAGCAACAGGATCACAGAGCTCATCCTTGAGTTGAAGAAGATCTTTGAGAGCCTTAACATCAAGTACTCTCTTCTCCCTCAACaactccatcttccccaagtGAACATTACCAATTTCAGAAATGTGCCATTGCACACTTGA